GCTGCGCAGCACTGAAGGATCCATTGACTGAATATTCACAGCATCCAGAGCAATCACGCCGGATTCGATATCCCGAAATCTCAGCAACAAGTCAAACAACGTTGATTTACCGCCGCCCGACGGCCCCACAATGGCCACTCTTTCGCCGGGTTGAATGTCAAGACTCAATCCATGAATTGCCAGAACATCGGGACGGGATGGGTAAAGGTAATTGGCCTGATTGAGCGTTAATCGCCCTGTAATACCAGAGCCACAAGAGCATGTGACTTACCTCATTGTTGTTATTTCGTTGTTATTTCGTTGTTATTTCGTTGTTATTTCGTTGTTATTTCTTCCGTCGTAGAGGCAGGTTAATTACAAAAAGATATTTATGAAAGAGTTTTAAATTCTAATAACTCTATTTGGAATGGTATTTAATTCGTCAACAGTACTGTGAATGGGTAGCAATATTTAGTCAATTTCTGGCATTTCAAGAACGTTATACTATAACAGTTCACTGCATCAGCCTTTGTGCTCCAACAACAACTTCACAGAGAGCAATTCGCAGTGAATAACAGGTGTATCACTAAAACAACCCTCTCTTTAGCCGTCTTTCTGGGCTCCCTGTCAAACTCTTATGCCGTCAATCTGGATCCTGATTTCAGTCTGATACTGGATGGTCATTACAAATCCGAGAAAAGTGCTCTCAGCGAAACGGACAAAGGCTTTGGCCTTGGTCATGTAGAACTGAGTGTCAGCTCCCCCATTGATGACCTCTTCTTTGGGAAATTAACAGCGGTTCTTCATACCCATGACAGCAAAACCGAAGTCGAAGCTGAAGAAGCTTTTATACAGACACTGGCTCTGCCCGGTGGATTTTCAATCAGGGCTGGCCGGTTTCTATCGGACTTTGGTTACCTTAACAGTCAACATACTCACGCAGACTCATTTACAGAGCGCCCGGCTGTTTACCGTGCTCTGTTAGGCTCTCACTATTTTGACGACGGTGTTCGTATTAATTACCTGATGCCGACTGACTTCTACTGGGACATTGGTGCCGAGGCATTCAGTGGCAAGAAGATGCGGGCAGACAACATCAAAGATCCGCAGGAAGTGGGGGTGTACAACGTTTTTACCAAGATAGGCGCAGATTTTAACCATGAGCACAGCTGGCAGATTGGCTTTAACTACATGCGTAACGAGAACGGTGTCAGGCCATGGAATCATACGGTAGAGACGCACTCGCACCATCATGACCATGAGCCAAGCCATGACCATCATGATGAGCATCATCATAACCACGGCCATCACAAGCATCACGATGAAAATCATCATCATGACCATAAACATCAGCACGACCACCATGATGAAAAACACGATGATCATGCTCACAAGCATCAACAGAAAGTTCATCAACATGCTGCAGGCAGTCACTCCCAACATAGTCATAGTCATAGCCATAGCCATAGCCATAGCCATAGCCATAGCCATAGCCACGACCATCACCACTGTCACAAAGCAGCCTATACAGGTAAAGACCTCTATGGTGTAGAAGCTGTCTGGAAATGGGCTCCGGAAGGCAATTACAAATACCGTAATCTCAGCTTGTCTGCCGAATACCTTCAGGCAAGAAATATTTCAAAAAACAAAACCATCAAAAGCAATGATGACAAACACGATGGCTGGTATCTCAGCAGCGTCTATCAGTTTGCCCCGCAATGGGCGACAGGTGTTCGTTATGGCGAGTTTAACGGTTTAAAGCTTGAAGAAGATCATCACCATAAAAACTCCCTGCAGGAAACAGAACTGATGCTGTCCTGGAGTCACAGCCACTTTTCAACCATACGCCTGCAATGGACGCACCAGAAAGGTAAAGGTCTGGAACACATCAACGACAACATCATCACATTGCAATATGTAATGTCTTTAGGGGCTCACGATGCACACCAGTTTTAATGTAGTCAGCCAGCGTGTTCTGGCTATCGGGCTCCTTGTGGCTTCGGGCTTTTTTCCCGAAGCCAGAGCACTGAATATTCTCACCTGCGAGCCTGAATGGAAGGCTCTGGCTCAGCAGATAGCACCCCACAGTAAAGTCTACAGTGCGACCTCGGCTTTGCAGGATCCTCATCACATAGAGGCCAGACCAGGGCTCATTGCTAAAATGCGCAAAGCCGATCTGGTTATCTGTTCCGGGGCAGATCTGGAAGTGGGCTGGCTACCTTTACTGCAAATGAAATCGGCCAATACCAAAGTGCAGAAAGGTAAAGATGGCATGTTCTACGCTGCCGAACAGATAGACACCATTGGGAAAGTCAAAAACGTTAACCCGACCATGGGCGATGTTCACCCGGAAGGAAATCCTCATTTCCATCTTGACCCTTATCGGTTGCTCACGGTGGCCAATGCTCTGGCAAAGCGTATGGTAAAAATCGACCCAGACAATGCGCAGTTATACAAAAAGAACATCAGTCAGTTTGATGAACAGTGGCAGAAAAACATCCGTAAGTGGGAGCAGGAAGCACAACCACTAAAAGGCATACAGGTAGTGGCTTATCACACCAGCTTTGAGTATCTGTTTCAGTGGCTGGGCATTTCCATGGTAGGCGATCTGGAGCCCAAGCCGGGTTTACCACCTTCCGGCAAACATCTGTCCAGACTACTCAAACTGGCTAAAGATAAGAAAATAGATGCTGTCGTTTATGCCTCTTATCAGGACAAAAGCGGTGCCGAGTGGCTAAGCAAAAAGATTGGCGTACCCGCCATTAAACTACCCATGTCGATTAATGGCAGCGACAACAGTCAGTCACTGGCAAAGCTTTACGATGATCTGATTAATAAACTACTGAAGGCCGTTAAACGCAATGGTTGATATCAGTCTCGTCACCATTTTGCTGCCAGCATTCTGCGGCGGCGCTCTGGTGCTGATCAGCCACCTGATTCTCGGGCGACAGGTGCTGAACAGGGGTATTGTGTTTATGGATCTGGCTGTAGCTCAAATCGCAGCAATGGGATCCATTTTTGCCCACCTTATGAGCGAAATACTGGGAGTATCTGAAAGCCCTTCGCAGGAAGCGTTTATGAACGCACTGGAAACCGCTATGCCGTTTATTTTCTCGGTATCCGGCGCGTGTCTTATTTCCAGGCTGTCCAGCCGAACGTCTATTGAGCTGGAAGCAATGATCGGATGTATCTACATATTGGCAGCGGCTTGCATCCTGCTGGTACTGTCGAGCGACCCCCATGGTGCAGAACATATGTCCGACACCCTTGGCGGCAAAATACTGTGGATACAATGGTCAAGCCTGGTGACGCCCGGTCTGGCAACGCTCGCTCTGCTGGCAGGCCTGTTGCTAAAACCCCAGCTGCTGACCACCAACCTGTTTTACCCGATATTTGCCATTCTGATTACTCTGTCTGTAGAGCTGGCTGGTGTTTATCTGGTGTTCAGTACGTTGATCATGCCTGCACTGGCGGTGTCGGGAATGACGGGGAAGAAATCCTGGATAACAGGTTATGGTCTTGGAGTTGCCGGGATAGGAGCAGGCCTTGTGTTATCCAGTCTGCTCGACTATCCGGGAGGGCCATCCATTGTTCTGACAATGGCGATGGCATGCATGATGTTCAGGTGGCTCGTTAGAGCCCCAGCAACCGTGTCACCGTGAAGAAGTAAATCAACATACCGGTAATGTCTACAACCGATGCCAGAACCGGGCTGACCAGCACCGCAGGGTCCAGCCGGAAAGCTCTGGCAATCAGAGGCAGGACGCCACCCAGTGTTGTAGACATCACCACCTGAAGGGAAATTGCCAGACCAATAGCAAACGCCACCATATTCAGAGATATACCATCCGGCAGAGCACTACCACCGCTGAACATCACAACACGAGCGCCAATGACCAGCGCCAGTACCATGGAAATAAAACAAGCTACCCGGAACTCTTTCCAGACCACCTTTAACCAGTCATTCATGCCAATATCGCCAGTGGCAAGGGCGCGCACAACCAGTGTTGCAGCCTGCGAACCGGTGTTACCACCTGCCGCAGCAATAACCGGCATATAAACCGCCAGCAGAACCAGTGAACTCAGGGCATCCTCATAACGGGCAATAATCAGACCCGAAACAATACCCATGAGTGCCAGACCTACAATCCAGCCAATACGCTCACGCACGTGAGACATAACACTGTTATCAAGGTATTCACCGGCAGGTTCAACTTCACTGCTGATCAGACCCAGTCCCATGCTGATCTGTCGGGCGCGGATTTCATGTTCCGAGTCTTCCAGCAACTCAAGAATGTCCTGAACTTCACGCAAAGGACACTCAGCCAGAACACTGTTCGCCTGACTGAGCGTTAAACCAATAATAAACTCAGCCTTTTCCTCCAGACTGAGTGACCGCATAAAAGACAAAGCCTGTGCGGTATCAAATTCACTTTCACTTACAAGGTGCAGATTAGTAACAGCCATATCAGCAACCGCCATGGTACTTCTCCAGTAACAATTCCAGGCGCAATAATTACGTCGATCGTTTTTTTAACTACTTTTGCTGAGTGTGTAAGAAGTGATATTTCGGAAAGGATTAAACCAGCAGGACCGAAACTCGAACGGTTTCGGCAAACAGACACAGAAAACCGTCAGAGTGTTACATCACAACTTACCTTTCTACTCGGGGGTTGGTCGGTTTCCATTAAAGTTCCATAGGTTATAAGTAAGCGGCGGGGAGCATACATTTAGTTATTATTAGTGGCAATAGCGTTTTGTGCTCAGCCTTTTATTACAGACTCCAATTGACTTAAAACTGCTCATTCAGGTTGGAAGCCCCGTCCCTGTAACGCCATAATGCTCCTATAAATTCCAATACACAACTGTAATGACGCACACCGATAAAACATTTAGCAGTCAGGTCCTGAAATGGTTTGACCAACACGGTCGAAAGCATCTTCCGTGGCAAAAAAACACCACTTCTTACCGGGTCTGGATCAGTGAAATCATGCTGCAGCAGACTCAGGTGACCACTGTCATTCCCTATTTCGAAAAATTTATGGCGAGCTTCCCGACGGTTGCCGACCTT
Above is a window of Endozoicomonas montiporae CL-33 DNA encoding:
- a CDS encoding metal ABC transporter solute-binding protein, Zn/Mn family; this translates as MHTSFNVVSQRVLAIGLLVASGFFPEARALNILTCEPEWKALAQQIAPHSKVYSATSALQDPHHIEARPGLIAKMRKADLVICSGADLEVGWLPLLQMKSANTKVQKGKDGMFYAAEQIDTIGKVKNVNPTMGDVHPEGNPHFHLDPYRLLTVANALAKRMVKIDPDNAQLYKKNISQFDEQWQKNIRKWEQEAQPLKGIQVVAYHTSFEYLFQWLGISMVGDLEPKPGLPPSGKHLSRLLKLAKDKKIDAVVYASYQDKSGAEWLSKKIGVPAIKLPMSINGSDNSQSLAKLYDDLINKLLKAVKRNG
- a CDS encoding metal ABC transporter permease, with product MVDISLVTILLPAFCGGALVLISHLILGRQVLNRGIVFMDLAVAQIAAMGSIFAHLMSEILGVSESPSQEAFMNALETAMPFIFSVSGACLISRLSSRTSIELEAMIGCIYILAAACILLVLSSDPHGAEHMSDTLGGKILWIQWSSLVTPGLATLALLAGLLLKPQLLTTNLFYPIFAILITLSVELAGVYLVFSTLIMPALAVSGMTGKKSWITGYGLGVAGIGAGLVLSSLLDYPGGPSIVLTMAMACMMFRWLVRAPATVSP
- a CDS encoding magnesium transporter, with the translated sequence MAVADMAVTNLHLVSESEFDTAQALSFMRSLSLEEKAEFIIGLTLSQANSVLAECPLREVQDILELLEDSEHEIRARQISMGLGLISSEVEPAGEYLDNSVMSHVRERIGWIVGLALMGIVSGLIIARYEDALSSLVLLAVYMPVIAAAGGNTGSQAATLVVRALATGDIGMNDWLKVVWKEFRVACFISMVLALVIGARVVMFSGGSALPDGISLNMVAFAIGLAISLQVVMSTTLGGVLPLIARAFRLDPAVLVSPVLASVVDITGMLIYFFTVTRLLGL